The genomic segment GCGGAGAGATAGACCCCTCTGCTGTCGGGGGGTGCCTCGGGAGTGCCCGGCAGCAGCATCGTGTGATTGCGGCGTCGTCGTCGCCGGTATTCTGCCTGCGAGTGCAGGTTTCTTTATCTGGTCTCTGCTCACGGAAACCCTGCACTCGCAGGCAAGAGACGCGTAACCGTTCCGGGAGACCACCCGGTACGATGACCGCAGACAGCGACACCGACGACGGAGAGCGAGTGCTCACCGACCGCGAGGAGATACAGGCGTGGGCCGAAGAGACGGGGGCGCACCCCGTCGTCTCCGCGACGTCCGAGGGCGCGTTGAACCTCCAGTTCACCGACGACGACGACAGCGAGGGGCGCGAACTCGACTGGGAGTCGTTCTTCTCGCTGTACGAGTCCTCGGACGTGGCGTTCGTCGTCGACGACGACGGCGGCCGCGACCGCTTCGTGGACCGGGCGCGCATGCCCGGCGCGGGAGACGAGGACGAGGTCCACCCCGACGGCGACCGCCGCGACGTCGACGCCGTGGACCGCGAGACCGACCAGATGGAACGCGAGGCGCAGGAGATAAACAACCCCGACAACCACCGCGACGAGGAACCGTTCCAGAGTTAAGCCGTCTCGCCGCACCGAACGCGTCGGAAGCACCGATTCGCCGCCGCTCGTTCTCGCGACGACCGTTCGTCCGCGTTCTCCGACCCCCGGGACGCCGTCAGCCGTCTTCGACGGCCGCGCCGTCAGTCGTCTTCGGCATCCGCACTACCGTCGCCTTCGGCGTCTCCGCCGCCGTCCGCCTCGTCGGCGACCACGTCCCCCGTCTCACGTCCCCCGTCGGCGAGGGCGTGCGGCCGGGAGAGGTCCTGTGACATCCGGTCTTCGAACCACTGCCACTCGCGGGAGAACTGCCCCGTCTCCTTCAGGTTCCACGGGTCCGGGTCGCGGACGACGCCGCCGGTCCGGAACGAGTTCACCATGTTGAACAGCCAGATGCCGACGCTCACCGCGAGGACGAACGCGCCGACGGTGGCCACCTGCTGGAGGAGGGTGAACTCGGCGGGGTAGCCCGCCGACCGGCGGGGCAGACCCATCAGGCCGACGAGGAACAGGGGGAAGAACGTCAGCATCACGCCGCCGATGCTGAGGACGGAGTGGACGGTGGCGAGGCGGCGGTCGTACATCCGGCCGGTGAGGAGCGGGTACCAGTAGTACGACGCCGCGAACATCGAGAACGCGATGATGCCGACGACGATGAAGTGGAAGTGCGCGACGATGTAGTAAGTGCCGTGGAGGACGAGGTCCACGGGGATGGACGCGAGGAAGATGCCGGTGACGCCGCCGACGACGAACAGGCCGATGCCGCCGATGAGGAACTGCATCGGCGCTTCGAGTCGCACGCTCCCGTTCCACAGCGTCGCCATCCAGTTGAACGTCTTGACGGCGCTCGGAACCGCGATTGCGATGGAGACGGCCATGAACGAGGCGCGGAGGCGCGGGTCGATACCCGTCGCGAACATGTGGTGCGCCCAGACGCCGAACGACAGCACGCCGATGGCCAGCGTCGAGTAGACGATGAACTTGAACCCGAACAGTCGTCGCCCCGCGAACTTCGGGAGAATCTGGCTCGTCAGCCCGAACGCCGGGAGGACGAGGATGTACACCTCGGGGTGGCCGAAGAACCAGAACAGATGTTGCCAGAGGATGGGGCCGCCGGCCTCGACGGCGAAGAACGTCGTCCCGAAGTTGCGGTCGAGCAGCAGCATCAGTAGCGCGCTGCCGAGGAGGGGGAACGCGAACAGGATGATACCGCTCGTGGTCAGGAGCGACCACGAGAAGATGTCCAGGTTGGACCACCCCACGTCCTCGCCGCGTTCGGTGAAGATGGTCACGATGATGTTTACCGCCCCCATGACGGTGGCGAGTCCGGAGAGGTGGAGGCCGAGGATGAGCAGGTCCACCTGCGGGTTCGCCAACTGGACCGCCCGCGGGACGTACAGCGTCCACCCGGGCGTCGGCGGTTCGAGGGCGTAGAGGAACTCGATGCGCGGGCCGACGGCGTCTATCATCTTCGCCAGCACCTCCGTCAGGAGGCCGGCCCGGACGAGGACGAACGACGGCGGCAGGAGCCAAAAGGCGATGGCGTTGATGCGCGGGAACGCCATGTCGTCGGCGTCGACCATGATGGGGAGGAAGTAGTTCGCCAGCCCGGTGAACACGGGCGTCACGAAGAAGAACAGCATCGTCAGCCCGTGCGTGGTAAAGAGGGCGTTGTACGTGTCGGCGTCCCACACGTCCGTCGTCGGGGTGAACAGTTCGGTGCGAATCATCATCGCGTCGGTCGCACCCCACAGGCCGGCGGCGAGTCCGAAGATGACGTAGAGGATGCCGATGTCCTTGTGGTCGACGCTCGTCACCCAGCGCATCAGGCCGTACGGTTTGCTGGTCTTGTGTTCGCGGCCGTACAGCGTTCCGACGACGGAGGAGAGGCGGCCGCCGTCGGCGGCGGACTCCTCGGGTTGCCGTTCGCCCCCGTCCGGGCGTCGGTCGGCGTCTCGGGCGCGTGCGTCGTCCGCGCCGCGGCGTTCGCCGCCGTCGGTCCTGAGCGAGACGGCGTCGCTGAGCGATTCGACTCGAGCGGCGTCGGTCGTCTCGCGGCGGCGCCAGCAGACCCACCCACCGAGGAGGGCGCAGACGGCCGCGAGGAGGGTGACGAGCGGCAGAGACATTATCGAACTGAGCGCGAGGCGCGCACGAGAGCGACTTGGGACGGTCCCCCCATAAGTGCGAAGGCCGTTCCCAGTTTCCGCAAGTGGTACGATTTCTTACCAATCGGAGCGGCGACGAGATGGAGACGGCGCGGGGGATGCCGATTCCGGACCGGCGACGAACTGCTACCGCGACGAGAGGTCGGGGTCGTCGCCGAACGTCTCGCGCGACGGCGTCCGGCCGGTCAGGCGGGCGTAGACGGCACCGGTGACGTAGCCGTACGCGAGGTGGGCGACGAGCGTCAGGCCGGTGAACGCGAACACGATGGCGCCCGTGAGTTCGCCGCGGCCGACGACGACGAACGGCACCCACAGAATCGCGCCCACGCCCATCGCCTTTATGGCCGGGTCGCCGCCGGGAATCGTCTCCTCGACGGCGACGAACAGCAACGGCCACGCGACGGTCCCCGCGGCGACGAACAGGAGGAAGCCGACGGTGGTGCTGCCGGGGACGCCGACGAACCGGGCGACGACCTCGAACATCCCGATTTGCGAGCGAGTCTCGACTTCGAACAGAAGGAGTAGAACGGTCAGCACGGCTGTTCCGGAGAATCCTCCGGCGACTGCGGCGAGTGGCCTGTTCATGTCAGACTGGTTCGGGGAACCGGCGAATAAGCCTGACGGCGTTGGCGGCGACGCGCGGCGTCTCGCTTCGTCGTCGTTCGCCGGGGCGACAGCCCCCGTGGCGCGCCGCGTCGCGTCCGGCGCGGCCCCCTCACAGGAAGAACGTGAGGACGGCGAGCACGAGGAACACCACCACGAGGAGGCGGGCGGCGCTCATCGAGAGGCCGGCGACGCCCCGGAAGCCGGCGAGGCCCGCCAGGATGGCGAGGACGATGAACGCGATAGCGAGCGTCAGCAGTCCGCCCGACTGCAGGGGGACCGCGACGGCGGACGAGGCGACTGCGACTCCGGCGGCGAGTGCTGTGAGCGCTGGCATAGTTACACAGAGACTCGTCTCGCACATAACCGTTGTAGCCGTTCGACAGACCGTCTCCCAACCCGACAGTTGCGACGATTGATACCGGCCGTCCTCGTACGCCGGGCCGTGTCTCGTGTCGAGTCCGTCGTTCGGGTGACGAAAGCCGTCGTCGCGGTCAGTCGCGAGAAGAACGTGACGACGCTCGCGGCGAGCCTCGCCTACTACGTCTTCAACGCGTTCGTCCCGACGGTGTTCTTGCTCGTCGTCGGCGTCGCCACGTTCGGGCCCGCCGAGAGCATCGTCGGCGGCTTGACTGCGCTCGTGGAGGTGGACCAGGCGCAACTCGAACGTGTGATGGAGATGATCGGTGCGAACACCTCCGCCCGTCTCCGCGCCCTGTCGCTGGCCGTCGCCATCGTGGTGTGGAGTTCGCTGAAGAGCCTGCGGTCCATCCAGGACACGTTCGCCGAGGTGTACGGCACGCGGCGGCACACGTCGTTCTGGGGCCGCCTCCGCGACACCGGACTCGTCTTCGTCGGCACGACGACGGGGCTCATCGCCGTCTCGTTCGTCTCCATCGCCCTCTCGGTGGCGCTCCCGGTCGGCTGGCTGTCCGTCGCCAGCGTGGTGCTCATCTTCGGGTCGCTCCTCCTCGTCTTCCTCCCGATGTACTACCTGTTTCCCGCCGTCGAGCAACCGCTCGGCGACGTGCTCCCGGGTGCGCTCCTCGCCGCCGCCGCGTGGACCGTCTCGGGCGTCGTCTTCCGCGTCTACGTCACGCTCTCGGAGAGCGTCCAACTGTACGGCGTCGCCGGCGTCGCGCTCATCTTCCTCTCGTGGCTCTACTTCGGCGGACTGGCCATTCTCGTCGGCGTCGTCGTCAACGCCGTCCTCACGGGGCGCGTGGACGCCGACGCCGACTGGCTGCCGAGCGTCCCGGACCTGCCGAACTCCACCGACGAAGAGGAGGGCGAACTGCGTTCTTGAACGCGCTCCGCCGCGAGTCGGGTCGCCGCGGGCGTCGACTGGTACGGTGCGCTCCCGCCGTCGGTCCGAGATTCGACGGGTATATCATCGGCTGGTGAGTGACACGACACGATACGATGTCGGCCGTTCTCGGGTCGCACCCCGTCGCTCTCGCGGAGGCGTCGGACCGTGGTTGACCTCGAACTCGACGGCGTGACGAAGACGTACGCCGGCGCGGCGGCGCTTCGAGACGTCTCGCTGTCGATATCCGAGGGTGAGTTCTTCACGCTCGTCGGCCCCTCCGGATGCGGGAAGACGACGACGCTCCGCCTCGTCGCCGGGTTGGAGACGCCCACGGAGGGCGTCGTCCGCTTCGACGGAACGGACGTGAGCGGGGTGCCGACGGAGGACCGCGACGTGGGCGTGGTGTTCCAGAACTACGCGCTCTTCCCCCACATGACCGTCCGCGAGAACGTCGCCTACGGCCTCAAGTTCGGCGGTCCACCCGCGGGGACGACGGTTGACGAACGCGTCGGAGACCTGTTGGAGATGATGGACATCGCCGGGATGGGCGACCGCGACCCGGACAACCTCTCGGGCGGCCAACAGCAGCGCGTCGCCCTCGCGCGCGCCCTCGCCCCGGAACCGGACGTCCTCCTCCTCGACGAACCGATGAGTGCGCTGGACGCCCGCCTCCGCGAGCAACTCCGCCGGAGCGTCAAGCGCGTGCAGAAGGAACTCGGCGTGACGACGCTGTACGTCACGCACGACCAGGAGGAGGCGCTGGCCGTCTCCGACCGCGTGGCCGTGATGAACGGCGGCCGGGTCGAACAGGTCGGCACGCCGCAGGACGTCTACCGCCGCCCGGAGACGGAGTTCGTCGCCACGTTCGTCGGCGACAATAACGTCTTCGAGGGGACGGTCCGCGACGCGTCCGGCGACCGAACGGTCGTCCGCGTCGCCGACGCCGAGTTCGAACTCCCGCCGACGGACGCCGACGCGGGCGAGACGGTTCGGTTCTGCGTCCGTCCCGAACATCTCTCGATTGCCGAGGCGACCGGGGCGACGGCCTCGGAGGGGGCGACGGCCGCGAACCGACTCGCCGTCGAGGTGGAGACGGCGGAGTTCCTCGGCGACACGACGCGCCTGCACTGCCGGTGGGCGGGGCGGACCGTCGTCGTCAAGACGGGGTCGGTGCCGGAGGCGGCGCGCCTCGAACTCGGGTTCGCTCCGGAGTCGGTGACGGTGCTGTGAGCGTCCGAAAGCGACATGGCCGCGACGGGCGGAGGTGAGAGACGATGATAACGCTGTCTTCGGACTTCGGGACGCCCTACCCCGCCGCGATGAAGGGCGTGTTGCTCCGCCGGACGGACGCCCGACTGGTGGACGTCGCCCACGACTTCCCCCGGCAGGACGTCCGCGCGACGGCGTTCTGGCTCCGGGAGGTGCTCCCGTACTTCCCGGCGGCGACGCACCTCGTGGTCGTCGACCCCGGCGTCGGCACCGACCGCGCCGCAATCGTCGTCGAGGCGGCCGGGCACACGTTCGTCGCGCCCGACAACGGCGTCGTGCTACCCGCCGTCCGCGAACTCGCGGGCGACGACTTCGACGTGTACGACGTGGCCTACGACGACGTGGCGAGCAACACGTTCCACGGCCGCGACGTGTTCGCGCCGGCCGCCGCGGACGTCCACGACGCGCCCGCGGTGACGGCGATAGAACGCGTCACGCCCGCCGCGGAGTTCGTCGACCTCACGTTCCCGACGGCGACGGTGGACGGCGACCGAGCGACGGGGGAGGTCCTCGTCGTCGACGACTTCGGCAACGCAGTCACCAACGTCCCCGGTGAGTTCCTCGACGGTGCGGACCGCGTCGCGGTGAACGGCGAGTCCGCGCCCGTCGCCCGCGCCTACGCCGCCGTCGACCACGGCGACCGACTCGTCACGGTCGGCAGTCACGGCAACGTCGAGTTCGCGGTGAACCGCGGGCGCGGCGACGACGCGTTCGGACTGGCCGTCGGCGACGCGGTGACGGTCGAACGGCGATGAAGGGGTGGCGGTCGAACGGCGATGAAGGGGTGGCGGTCGAACGGCGATGAAGGGGTGACGGTCGAACGGCGATAGCCGTCGCGGGGCCACCCTCCGACCCCGCCGCATCGGGCCGTCCGCTGGCCCCCACCGGTACGTTTTTGTCCGGTTCGGACGACCGTTCGACCGTCTTCTCACGGCCGTAGCCGCAGCACCCTGCGGCCGGCCGGTCGCCGCCCGTCACGCGGCGAACACCATGCGACGAGACACAGACGAGAGACGCGACAGACTCGAATCGGCCTCCGACTCACACCGAATCGTCCGGCAACTGCGCGACGTGCCGCCGCACGAGGTGTACGAGGTGCGCGTCGACGGCCGCCGCGCCGTCTACAAGCGAGACACCGGACCGACGGGGAGCGCCGGCGTCGAGGGGCGCGTGACGGCGTTCGTCGGCCGGGAGACGTCCGTCCCCGTCCCGGAGGTGCTCTCGGTCGGTGACGACCACTACGTCGCGGCGTGGCACCCCGACGCGCCCGAACCCGACGCGGCGCGTGTCGCGGACGAGACGTGGGCGCGCGCCGCCGGTCGCACGCTGGCCACCCTGCACGCGGAGACGGAATCGCACCTCGGAGCCTTCGGGCCGTTTCGGTCCCGCGACGGGGCGGACCCCGTGACCGACGACGGCGCACCGCGCGTGGACGGCACCGAGGACTGGCGCGAGGCGGCCCTCGCCGAAGTCCGGCGGCGTCGCCCCGTCCTCGCCCGCTACGGTCACGGCGACGTCGCAGACGCCGTCGTGGACCTTCTGCGTGACCGCGTGGACGCCTTCGCCGGCGCCGGCCCGCCGGTCTGCTGTCACGGGTGGGCCACTCCCGAACACGTCGCCGTCGCGGACGGCCGCGTCGCGTGCGTGGTCGACTTCGAACACGCCGTGGCCGCCCCCGCCGGGTTCGACTACTGGCGCACCGTGCTACCGACGTTCGGCGGCGACGACGCCTCGTCGACGGCGTTCCGCGAGGGCTACGAGTCCGTCCGGTCGCTGCCGTCCGGGTTCGACCGGCGCGCGCCGTTCTACGCGCTGTTGAACGAGGTCTACTACGTCGAATCGCTACACGTACAGGACCAGCACGGGCCGCGCGAGACGGCCGAACGCGCGGCCCGCCTCCGCGAGAACATCTTCGAGCGGGTCGAACGGCTCTCGTGACCGGTCGCGCCGCGCCGTCGACTCCCCGCGCCGCACCGCGCCGGCGGCGAGTCGCTTTTGCTCCTCACGTCCCTAGTGGGAGCGTGACACGCTTCGACGCCGTCGTGTTCGACCTCGACGGGACGCTGTGCCGACACGACCAGGACGCCGACGAGGTCTACTTCGGGGCGTTCGAACGCGCCGGCGAGGACCCGTTCGGCGCGCCGGCGGACCTCTGGGCGGCGCTCGACGGCGCGCCGGACCCGCAGGACCGACTCGGCTACCTGCGCGACGGCTTCGGCGCCGTGGCCGACCGCCACGGCAGACGCGACGCCGACGTCGACGCCTTGGCCCGGGGGTTCGACGCCGTCGTGGACAACGGCGCCGTCTCCTTCCTCGACGGCGCGGAAGACGGCTTGGCCGCGGCCCGTGACCGCGCCGCGGTCGGACTCATGACGAACGGCCCCGAACACCGCCAGTCGACGAAGCTCGCGTCGTTGGGGCTCGAAGACGCCTTCGAGGCGGTGGTGTACGCGGGCGACATGCCGCGCCGCAAACCCCACGCGGACCCGTTCGACCGCACCGTCGCCGAACTGTCGGTGTCGGCGTCGTCGACGCTGTACGTCGGTAACTCGCTGGAGTACGACGTGGCGGGCGCGCAGGGGGCCGGACTCCCCGTCGCGTGGTGTCCCGAGGACGGCGACGCCGACGCCGGGACGTACGACCCCGACTACGTCCTCGAATCGCTCTCGGAACTCGCCGCCGTGCTGGACGGGGCGCGCGGATGAGGCGGACGGGCCGAACGGGGAGTCGAGGGCAGTGAGCGACGTCGCCGCCGTCCTCGAACGCGAGTTCCCCGACCGGTCCGTCGCCTCGGCGACGCCGGCCCGCCGCGGCAACACGAAGGAGACGACGCTCGTCGCGTTCGCCGACGGCGGCGGTGCAGTCGTCCAGTTCGCCGCCGACGCCGCGGCGTTCCGGACCGAACTCGCCCTCGCCCGCGCCGTCCGCGAACGGACGTCCGTGCCCACGCCGCGCGTCCTCGCCGCCGGCCGCCTCGACGGCCGGGCGTACGCCGTGGTCGAACGCGTCGCCGGGACCGACCTGCACGAACGGTTCTCCCGCGTGGACGACGGAACGCGAACCCGCCTCGCGCGCCGGTTCGGT from the Halogeometricum rufum genome contains:
- a CDS encoding SAM hydrolase/SAM-dependent halogenase family protein, which produces MITLSSDFGTPYPAAMKGVLLRRTDARLVDVAHDFPRQDVRATAFWLREVLPYFPAATHLVVVDPGVGTDRAAIVVEAAGHTFVAPDNGVVLPAVRELAGDDFDVYDVAYDDVASNTFHGRDVFAPAAADVHDAPAVTAIERVTPAAEFVDLTFPTATVDGDRATGEVLVVDDFGNAVTNVPGEFLDGADRVAVNGESAPVARAYAAVDHGDRLVTVGSHGNVEFAVNRGRGDDAFGLAVGDAVTVERR
- a CDS encoding cbb3-type cytochrome c oxidase subunit I, with protein sequence MSLPLVTLLAAVCALLGGWVCWRRRETTDAARVESLSDAVSLRTDGGERRGADDARARDADRRPDGGERQPEESAADGGRLSSVVGTLYGREHKTSKPYGLMRWVTSVDHKDIGILYVIFGLAAGLWGATDAMMIRTELFTPTTDVWDADTYNALFTTHGLTMLFFFVTPVFTGLANYFLPIMVDADDMAFPRINAIAFWLLPPSFVLVRAGLLTEVLAKMIDAVGPRIEFLYALEPPTPGWTLYVPRAVQLANPQVDLLILGLHLSGLATVMGAVNIIVTIFTERGEDVGWSNLDIFSWSLLTTSGIILFAFPLLGSALLMLLLDRNFGTTFFAVEAGGPILWQHLFWFFGHPEVYILVLPAFGLTSQILPKFAGRRLFGFKFIVYSTLAIGVLSFGVWAHHMFATGIDPRLRASFMAVSIAIAVPSAVKTFNWMATLWNGSVRLEAPMQFLIGGIGLFVVGGVTGIFLASIPVDLVLHGTYYIVAHFHFIVVGIIAFSMFAASYYWYPLLTGRMYDRRLATVHSVLSIGGVMLTFFPLFLVGLMGLPRRSAGYPAEFTLLQQVATVGAFVLAVSVGIWLFNMVNSFRTGGVVRDPDPWNLKETGQFSREWQWFEDRMSQDLSRPHALADGGRETGDVVADEADGGGDAEGDGSADAEDD
- a CDS encoding DUF1328 family protein produces the protein MPALTALAAGVAVASSAVAVPLQSGGLLTLAIAFIVLAILAGLAGFRGVAGLSMSAARLLVVVFLVLAVLTFFL
- a CDS encoding DUF6789 family protein, which translates into the protein MNRPLAAVAGGFSGTAVLTVLLLLFEVETRSQIGMFEVVARFVGVPGSTTVGFLLFVAAGTVAWPLLFVAVEETIPGGDPAIKAMGVGAILWVPFVVVGRGELTGAIVFAFTGLTLVAHLAYGYVTGAVYARLTGRTPSRETFGDDPDLSSR
- a CDS encoding YihY/virulence factor BrkB family protein, with translation MSRVESVVRVTKAVVAVSREKNVTTLAASLAYYVFNAFVPTVFLLVVGVATFGPAESIVGGLTALVEVDQAQLERVMEMIGANTSARLRALSLAVAIVVWSSLKSLRSIQDTFAEVYGTRRHTSFWGRLRDTGLVFVGTTTGLIAVSFVSIALSVALPVGWLSVASVVLIFGSLLLVFLPMYYLFPAVEQPLGDVLPGALLAAAAWTVSGVVFRVYVTLSESVQLYGVAGVALIFLSWLYFGGLAILVGVVVNAVLTGRVDADADWLPSVPDLPNSTDEEEGELRS
- a CDS encoding ABC transporter ATP-binding protein, giving the protein MVDLELDGVTKTYAGAAALRDVSLSISEGEFFTLVGPSGCGKTTTLRLVAGLETPTEGVVRFDGTDVSGVPTEDRDVGVVFQNYALFPHMTVRENVAYGLKFGGPPAGTTVDERVGDLLEMMDIAGMGDRDPDNLSGGQQQRVALARALAPEPDVLLLDEPMSALDARLREQLRRSVKRVQKELGVTTLYVTHDQEEALAVSDRVAVMNGGRVEQVGTPQDVYRRPETEFVATFVGDNNVFEGTVRDASGDRTVVRVADAEFELPPTDADAGETVRFCVRPEHLSIAEATGATASEGATAANRLAVEVETAEFLGDTTRLHCRWAGRTVVVKTGSVPEAARLELGFAPESVTVL
- a CDS encoding phosphotransferase family protein; its protein translation is MRRDTDERRDRLESASDSHRIVRQLRDVPPHEVYEVRVDGRRAVYKRDTGPTGSAGVEGRVTAFVGRETSVPVPEVLSVGDDHYVAAWHPDAPEPDAARVADETWARAAGRTLATLHAETESHLGAFGPFRSRDGADPVTDDGAPRVDGTEDWREAALAEVRRRRPVLARYGHGDVADAVVDLLRDRVDAFAGAGPPVCCHGWATPEHVAVADGRVACVVDFEHAVAAPAGFDYWRTVLPTFGGDDASSTAFREGYESVRSLPSGFDRRAPFYALLNEVYYVESLHVQDQHGPRETAERAARLRENIFERVERLS
- a CDS encoding HAD family hydrolase, which produces MTRFDAVVFDLDGTLCRHDQDADEVYFGAFERAGEDPFGAPADLWAALDGAPDPQDRLGYLRDGFGAVADRHGRRDADVDALARGFDAVVDNGAVSFLDGAEDGLAAARDRAAVGLMTNGPEHRQSTKLASLGLEDAFEAVVYAGDMPRRKPHADPFDRTVAELSVSASSTLYVGNSLEYDVAGAQGAGLPVAWCPEDGDADAGTYDPDYVLESLSELAAVLDGARG